The following are encoded together in the Mustela nigripes isolate SB6536 chromosome 11, MUSNIG.SB6536, whole genome shotgun sequence genome:
- the PILRA gene encoding paired immunoglobulin-like type 2 receptor alpha: MGLFLLLSLLLLPSRLQAGRSAKCDTTNYGIKQPDRLSAPEGGSVRIPFSFYHDWQLAPDPRVSVALRRTHFHGEVIYNSTQPFIHEDYENRISLELPKGQRPGSLQIWNLQKKDGNLYFCRIQVETLRCGRKVWQALNGTKVTITPAFETTTTAPTTTDVGDLEDSKSSTSSVLSVEAAVGVALAVAVLIIAILGLILYLRRKRSKGLKTNARAVPEGSVQNTEEKYENIGIKRQQTEPRMEPKLEPKDEAQGDNPILYASLTLSSSSSRAAPPHLPPKEAPQEETLYSLVKV; the protein is encoded by the exons ATGGGTCTGTTCCTGCTGctgtctctgctgctgctgccgtCACGTCTGCAGGCTG GTAGATCAGCAAAGTGTGATACAACTAACTACGGAATCAAGCAACCAGACCGCCTCTCAGCCCCCGAGGGTGGCTCCGTCCGCATCCCTTTCTCCTTCTATCACGACTGGCAGTTAGCCCCGGATCCCAGAGTGAGTGTAGCCTTGAGACGGACACACTTCCATGGGGAGGTCATCTACAACAGTACTCAGCCTTTCATCCATGAGGACTACGAGAACCGGATCTCCCTTGAATTGCCAAAGGGTCAGAGGCCTGGCTCCCTGCAGATATGGAACCTGCAGAAGAAGGATGGGAATTTGTACTTTTGCCGGATCCAAGTGGAAACATTAAGATGCGGCAGGAAGGTGTGGCAGGCCCTCAACGGGACCAAAGTCACCATCACCCCAG CTTTCGAGACGACCACCACTGCTCCCACCACCACTGACGTTGGTGACTTGGAAGACAGTAAGAGTTCAACGTCTTCAGTCCTGAGTGTGGAAGCTGCAGTAGGGGTGGCGCTGGCTGTTGCTGTGCTCATAATTGCAATTTTGGGACTGATCCTCTACCTCAGGCGGAAGAGAAGCAAAG GTCTGAAGACTAACGCCAGAGCGGTACCCGA GGGATCCGTCCAAAACACGGAGGAGAAGTATGAGAACATCGGGATTAAAA gACAACAAACAGAGCCCCGGATGGAGCCCAAGCTGGAGCCCAAG GATGAAGCCCAGGGCGACAACCCCATCCTCTAtgcctccctcaccctctccagCTCCTCATCACGGGCagcacctccccacctccctcccaagGAGGCCCCGCAGGAGGAGACCCTATATTCTCTCGTAAAGGTCTGA